In Azospirillum sp. TSA2s, one genomic interval encodes:
- a CDS encoding methyl-accepting chemotaxis protein, which yields MDISATIAQELCESIGRELDSVVSFVGQGGSVVASTARERIGTTHPAGADIMARRLDERAVSRDEAAKSGGAMREGYAIAIDLDGDRVGALAVAGPTEQARRFARLARHWVVATLRAETAETRRLALTRDLSERVEREVGGFAAELAEAGRKLESAVAAVRSAGTEGLRQAADAAGAARAVDGSVSAIAGMLDRLASTSDQISGDTSKAREISLAAASDSDRATTVMNSLRSAAEQIASVVKLINAIASQTNLLALNATIEAARAGEAGRGFAVVANEVKALSRQTADATKQIADQVANLQKETAAVDEALGRIHSTIGSIQTINGTVAAAIDEQAALTSDVARSLDQSRQDAMAAEQRIGDAEQTLGGVTRTLEELTTLSRTIAERAGGLGSGISGRIADVLRQVRP from the coding sequence TTGGACATCAGCGCCACCATCGCACAGGAACTCTGCGAGTCCATCGGGCGGGAGCTGGATTCCGTCGTGTCCTTCGTCGGTCAGGGCGGCAGCGTCGTCGCCTCCACCGCGCGGGAGCGGATCGGCACCACCCATCCGGCCGGCGCCGACATCATGGCCCGTCGCCTGGACGAGCGCGCCGTCAGCCGGGACGAGGCGGCCAAGTCCGGCGGCGCCATGCGGGAAGGCTATGCCATCGCCATTGATCTGGACGGTGACCGGGTCGGTGCGCTCGCCGTCGCCGGCCCGACGGAGCAGGCGCGCCGCTTCGCCCGCCTCGCCCGTCATTGGGTGGTGGCGACCTTGCGGGCCGAAACGGCGGAGACGCGCCGCCTCGCCCTGACGCGCGACCTGTCCGAGCGGGTGGAGCGTGAGGTCGGCGGGTTCGCCGCCGAACTGGCCGAGGCCGGCCGCAAGCTGGAATCGGCGGTCGCCGCCGTCCGTTCGGCCGGGACGGAGGGGCTGCGGCAGGCCGCCGATGCCGCCGGTGCGGCCCGCGCCGTCGACGGTTCGGTCAGCGCCATCGCCGGCATGCTGGACCGGCTGGCCTCCACCTCCGACCAGATCTCCGGCGACACCAGCAAAGCGCGGGAGATCAGCCTTGCCGCGGCGTCCGACAGCGACCGCGCCACCACGGTGATGAACTCGTTGCGCTCCGCCGCCGAACAGATCGCCAGCGTGGTGAAGCTGATCAACGCCATCGCCAGCCAGACCAACCTGCTGGCGCTGAACGCGACCATCGAGGCAGCGCGGGCGGGCGAGGCCGGGCGCGGATTCGCCGTCGTCGCCAACGAGGTGAAGGCGCTGTCGCGCCAGACCGCCGACGCCACCAAGCAGATCGCCGATCAGGTCGCCAACCTGCAGAAGGAGACTGCCGCGGTGGACGAGGCGCTGGGCCGCATCCACTCCACCATCGGTTCGATCCAGACGATCAACGGCACCGTCGCCGCGGCCATCGACGAGCAGGCGGCCCTGACTTCGGATGTCGCACGCTCGCTCGACCAGTCGCGCCAGGATGCCATGGCGGCGGAGCAGCGGATCGGCGATGCCGAACAGACGCTGGGCGGGGTGACGCGCACGCTGGAGGAACTGACGACGCTGAGCCGAACCATCGCGGAGCGGGCCGGGGGCCTGGGCAGCGGCATCAGCGGCCGGATCGCCGACGTGCTGCGTCAGGTACGCCCCTAA
- a CDS encoding alpha/beta hydrolase: protein MTQPTILVLPGLGNSGPDHWQTWLEGRLPALNRVDLGDWDAPEPDRWVERLDHAVRSAPGPVVLVAHSLSCILVARWATAGDAAHKVAAALLVAPPDVESPGTVPVEACRFAPVPADPLPFPTVVVGSRSDPYCSAARACGFAALWGADFIDAGEAGHINAESGHGPWPMGETLLKDLLAQI from the coding sequence ATGACGCAGCCGACCATTCTGGTGCTTCCCGGCCTCGGCAACTCCGGTCCCGACCACTGGCAGACCTGGCTGGAAGGCCGGCTGCCGGCCCTGAACCGCGTCGATCTCGGCGATTGGGACGCGCCGGAGCCCGACCGGTGGGTCGAACGGCTCGACCATGCGGTCCGCTCGGCCCCCGGCCCGGTGGTGCTGGTCGCGCACAGCCTGTCCTGCATCCTGGTGGCACGCTGGGCGACCGCCGGCGATGCCGCGCACAAGGTCGCCGCCGCCCTGCTGGTCGCCCCGCCCGACGTCGAGTCGCCTGGGACGGTGCCGGTCGAGGCCTGTCGCTTCGCCCCGGTGCCGGCCGATCCGCTGCCCTTCCCCACCGTGGTCGTCGGCAGCCGCAGCGATCCCTACTGCAGCGCCGCCCGCGCCTGCGGCTTCGCCGCGCTGTGGGGCGCCGACTTCATCGACGCCGGCGAGGCCGGCCATATCAATGCCGAAAGCGGCCACGGCCCCTGGCCGATGGGCGAGACGCTGCTGAAGGACCTGCTCGCCCAGATCTGA